The Psychrobacter sp. 28M-43 genome segment CAGTTTTACGGCTCCTGCGCCTTGTGATACCTGTGATGGTAAAGGGGCAAAAAATGCTTCTGATGTGGTTACCTGTCAGACGTGTCATGGCCAAGGTCAAGTACGTATGCAGCAAGGTTTCTTTGCGGTACAGCAAGCTTGTCCTCATTGTGGCGGTACTGGTAAGCAGATCAAAAACCCTTGTTCGGACTGTCATGGCAATGGCGTAAAAGACAAATCACGCACGTTAGAAGTCTCTATCCCTGCAGGCGTCGATGATGGTGATCGCGTTCGTCTAGCAGGCGAGGGCGAAGCAGGCGGCGCTGGCGTACAAAACGGCGATCTATATGTCGAAGTACGCGTCAAACAGCACAATGTCTTTACCCGTCAAGGTGCTGATCTATATATGGATGTACCCGTCAGCATTACTGATGCAGCATTGGGTAAAGAAGTTGAAATCCCAACCTTAGATGGCAAAGTAAAAATCAAAGTGGCAGAAGGTACGCAAAGCGGTAAGTTACTGCGTGTACGCGGCAAAGGCGTAACGCCAGTCCGTACTACCATGAAAGGTGATTTGATTTGCCGTGTGGTTATCGAAACGCCAGTGAATCTGACTCGTGAGCAAAAAGACTTGTTACGCCAATTCCAAGACACGTTGGATGACGATAGCAAGCATCAACAGTCGCCACATAAGAAGTCATTCTTCAAAAAAATCGGCGATTTATTCGATTAAGAAATAATCTAACTAAGTAGCTAGTATTAAACTAAGCCCAAAGGTTTCACATGAAACCTTTGGGCTTTTTATTGATAGTATAAAAAGCCCTTCGTGTGATGATATTTGCTAAACTTACGATAAATATGGTCAAAGATAATTTCACCAAATATAAAACGTCTAAGGTAAAAACATGAGCGAACAATCGAATAATAAATCTATCAACGTTGGGGTAATCGGTGCAGGCGGACGTATGGGTCGTATGCTTATCGAGGCAGTACAGAACAATCCACAAACTGCATTAAAAGCAGCGATTGAGCGTCAAGGCTCTAGCCTAGTTGGAGCAGATGCAGGCGAAGTTGCTGCTATCGGTCATTTAAATGTACAAATCGTTGATGACTTAGCTGCTGTGATTAACGATATCGATGTACTGATTGATTTTAGCTTGCCTGACGCCACTGAAAAAAACATGCAAGTTTGTGCTGAGCATAACGTCGCTATGGTCATCGGGACGACAGGATTCAATGAACAGCAAGAACAAGTACTGGCAAAAGCAAGTGAGAAAATCACCATCGTATATGCGGGTAACTATTCGACAGGCGTTAATTTGTCATTGAAGCTACTCGGAATGGCTGCCAAAGCGTTTGGTAATGATGCTGATGTAGAAATCATCGAAGCCCATCATAAGCACAAAATCGATGCGCCTTCTGGTACCGCATATATGATGGCTGAAGCCGTCGCAGAAGCGCGCGGACAGAACCTAAAAGACGTCGCTATCTATGGCCGCGAAGGACAAACTGGCGAGCGCGAATCTGGCACAATCGGTATCCACGCGGTACGTGGTGGCGAAATCGTAGGCGACCATACTGTGATGTTTATCGCAGATGGCGAAGTGGTCGAGATTACCCATCGTGCACGCGCGCGTATGACATTTGCCGCTGGTGCCGTACGTGCCGCAACTTGGGTTGTTGAGCAGGAAGTAGGTCAGTACAACATGCAAGACGTGCTTGGATTAAGTGACTAACGACTATTGATGATTGACTATAGCATTGTGTCTGATGGCTCGATGACCTAATAGCAGCAAGGGAGCGGGTATGAATAGTATCGAACGTTATGTTAGTCATAGACTGATTGGTGCTGTTTGTACCATCAACCTTGCAAGCCTATCAGCCTTTGCACTGAGTCTAGCGGTTCTACCAATTAGCGTACAAGCTAGTACTCCTCAAACCTATGTTATCCATACTTATGGTGGGGCTAGTTTGTTACCTGCAGTAAGGCAGCTATTAAGTAGTAGCGCAGACGGTGGCACGGTGACTACGTATCAAGATAAATTGGTACTGCGAACGACGGCACGCAATTATCAGGCGGTACAGCAATTGTTGTCTCAGATTGACCGTCAGCCACAGGCATTGACGGTCGCCGTACGTGTTGGCAATAGTAGTAGCGGGCAAGGTAATATTCAGCAGGGTCAGGTCATTATTACCAATCGCAGTATTCAAGGTGCAGGGGTTATTAGTCAGCGTAGCAGCCAGCAGCAGAGTAGTAATCTATATCAAGTACAAACATTATCTGGCAGTGCGGCGAGTATCAGCACAGGTACGCTTTATTCGCTAACTCAAACCTATAATGCTAATAACCATCCAACTTATCATCGTTCAGCTAACGATAATTTCAAACCACAGATTGTGATTCAGCAGAAAATACTACTGCCAACGACACAAGGGATTGCCGTCACACCAAGACTGCTGCCTAATGGACATGTGGAAGTACAACTCTCCCAAGTGGAAGAAAGATTAGTGCAGCCGAATTCACCTTATAATCAAATGAGTTCTACTAACAATTCTACTAACAGTGCTAGCAATGCTATTCGAAGTCAAAGATTGAGCAGTACGATTATCGTGCCACGTGGACAGTGGGTGACGATTGGACAAGTTTCACAAAACTCAACCAATAGTACTAGTAACAGTAGCCGTAATACTAATAATAGCCTGCCTATTTCTTTAAGAGTTGAATAGTTCACCAAGCAAACCATTAAGCACAAAAAAGCGCGACACGAGTATTAACCGTGCCGCGCTTTTTTATGAAACATTAGAAATACTAGTCAATATAAACCACTTCGAGCGGTGGGAAACCATTGAACTCTACCGATGAGTACGAATTGGTATAAGCACCAGTGGTGAGCCAATAGATTTTGTCACCAATCTCAAGCTCTTCTGGTAGCTGATAGCCGGCTTCTTCATACATAATATCAGTTGAATCACAGGTTGGGCCTGCCAGTACTACTGTACCTTCACTAGTAGACGTCTCCATCTTAGGCGTATAGACAGGATACTTGATAGCTTCACCTAGCGTTTCGATCAAGCCTTGGAATAGACCAACGTCGGTATATACCCAACGAGTCAAATCGGTATCAGACTTACGAGAGATCAGTAC includes the following:
- the dnaJ gene encoding molecular chaperone DnaJ encodes the protein MSKRDFYEILGVSKTADSKEIKRAYRKLAMKYHPDRNSDDPDSEDKFKEASMAYEVLSDEEKRSAYDRMGHAAFENGMGGGGFGGAGGGNFQDIFGDIFGNFGDIFGQQRGGGGGRSRRGSDLRYVIELTLEEAVRGCKKEISFTAPAPCDTCDGKGAKNASDVVTCQTCHGQGQVRMQQGFFAVQQACPHCGGTGKQIKNPCSDCHGNGVKDKSRTLEVSIPAGVDDGDRVRLAGEGEAGGAGVQNGDLYVEVRVKQHNVFTRQGADLYMDVPVSITDAALGKEVEIPTLDGKVKIKVAEGTQSGKLLRVRGKGVTPVRTTMKGDLICRVVIETPVNLTREQKDLLRQFQDTLDDDSKHQQSPHKKSFFKKIGDLFD
- the dapB gene encoding 4-hydroxy-tetrahydrodipicolinate reductase; amino-acid sequence: MSEQSNNKSINVGVIGAGGRMGRMLIEAVQNNPQTALKAAIERQGSSLVGADAGEVAAIGHLNVQIVDDLAAVINDIDVLIDFSLPDATEKNMQVCAEHNVAMVIGTTGFNEQQEQVLAKASEKITIVYAGNYSTGVNLSLKLLGMAAKAFGNDADVEIIEAHHKHKIDAPSGTAYMMAEAVAEARGQNLKDVAIYGREGQTGERESGTIGIHAVRGGEIVGDHTVMFIADGEVVEITHRARARMTFAAGAVRAATWVVEQEVGQYNMQDVLGLSD